The DNA window ttaatttaaatcttttataaattcaacatttgaatttaatatttaaattataaattcaactccttgaatttatcacctcaaaaatttaatatttaataaactcaacttttgagtttaataattaaattatcaaattttataaattcaactccttgaatttattctctccaaattttataaattcataaattcagcttcttgaatttactatctcataaattcaactctttgaatttattttctcaaaatttaattatcataaattcaacttcttaaatttactatatcataatataaattcaaattcttggatttattctctcaacgttttatataaattcaactccttgaatttattatctcaacggggACAAAATAATCCACTATTTGTGTGATCCTCGATGAtttagggatacagctagccgtgggttcacaactccttgggattcaggacataatcctttattcgagTTTACCCTTATTTACCCaattctatgtatcaacaatttatcatgagaatgtcaaaaatcatatttctgattaaacccatcgaaccgtggtaagagcgtctagtagcatcgtcccatgattttctaggtatcactgatagtgcttgcaagaaccagtcgattatggttagcgtacagtacggtcccttcatctcatatatcccgatcgaatctacaaccattggttcatcgagggttgcatattaattcgataactatgtgataaatataaatagtggcatcgcatgtaccattggagaactccttctctaatgtACATCTCTTACTCTGGCCAAAGATTCCACGtaatattatttcatcagatcacataggatatccacacccgtaggtgagcggtgaatctccgactacaatgcactggctcttatatgtgtcgcaactatacccaatctcgccacatgatgactctcctggagccgataaacgagtcaaaacacagccctagcatatagagcctcagtgttgtcacggtcgtaaggactaatgatgcACAATCATAACCACAAACTTATCCTCTTGATGAATGATaactacttggaaagtccgagggagggttgttcggtataatcatcatatgactactcaTCTGTATGTTTAGACATCTTTATGCCCTTACCAAAAAAcacggtacacaacatcacagatgctagtctcgagctcaagcgacctttatccatgttttagacGGCTGAATCGATTATGaaagaatttagaatatgcagtgtttacaaatgagtttcaacattgaattacaattcatttgtattaaagcataatcaaggactttatctatgctgattgcatgggtatacagataaaataaaacaaaaccatgaaaagttaaattatattaaaataatgattgtttattacacttgagtcaataaattctctaACCAACTATTGGCTTCCAGGATGTCTATTCTAACATAATGCACTCAAGTCTGCCTCCATTTAAGTTGTGGCTCTTATAGATGCCCTGTGGGATATTGTGTAGTGCTCAAGAAGTTCGGACCTACTCCTGTTTGTTTATGCAGTCCTAGAATCGATCCTCTGACGGCGAGGGACTGATATATGTTTGAATGCTACTGGGATTGATATAGATTTAATTTTCTTAAACTAATATTGGTGGATGGCATACATGTACGTGGAAGAGGCCTTCATGTCCACCCGTCACTCATATGGGATCTTGAACTATTACaatataagaaaataaagttgcatctttattaaaaatatattttttggatCAGTGATAAGCGTATGATCTTTAATACTCAGACTaaactgaaatttgataatataaagAACCAAAATTGTAAAGAGTGAATTATATTAGGATCAAAGTTTATAATTTTCccaaattttgttttaaaaagtacttgagagttttatttttttcaagaaatgtgTGTTCAACTTAATTTGCATATCCCAAatacatataaaaataaatagtgTAAGATTGTGGATTACCAACACCAACACCAACTTCTTAGGGAATTTATTATTGCAATAAATTGGCATGCTGAATTAATTCGCCAGTTCCACTAATAAATCTAATTCAATGAAATTTAATACCAAATcgatcataaatcataaaattcgaTCCTCGGTTAAGGGCGTGACCATGATCTTATTTCTTGAAAACAAAAAACGTTGAATAATTGTTATATCTGGTCTCAAACACGAGATCACATGCTAAACTTATGATCGATTTGGTGTCAAATGAGCTATAAGTTTTGGAAAAAAATAATGTAAGATTCAATTTATCAATAACAACAAATTTGAAGTGTGAACATCCGTACAACTTTATTATTGAAACTAATTGACATGTAAACAAAATTAAGTCAATTTAACGAAGTTAAGCACCAAATTgaccataattttatttcttggAAACAAAACGTTCCATGTATcctggcaaaaacttatgtgagacgatatcacggatcgtattttgtgagacggatatctgatttgggtcatccatgaaaaaatattactttttatgctaagagtattcatttttatggtgaatatcggtagggttgacccgtctcacatataaatattcgtgaaaccgtctcacaaaatacatacTATGTCCACTTAAAAGGCTAGgaataaaatataaaacgtCATTCCCCACTTACACACACGATCAATATATAGTAATGCGCAAGTTCTCGAGTATGTGATAAGATTTCGAGTTCGAGACTTAATtgtaaggcaaaaacttgtatgagacggtctcacgggtcatatttgtgagacggatctcttatttgggtcatccattaaaaagtattatttttatgctaagagtattactttttattatgaatatgggtggggttgacccgtctcacagattatgatccgtgagacggtctcacataagactcactctaATTGTAATTAATCCACTCTACTTActcaaagaaaaataaaaataaaaaagacccAAACCAATCCCATTTCAAGATTATAAATACCCACATACCCTATCCTAAAAATCACTCAAAATTGTCCTAAAACTGAAAAGAAAagcataaaaaacaaaaaaaaaaaaaaaaaaaaggaaagaatCAACATGATCACGTTCAAAGTCCTATCTCTCTTGGTTTGCATCATCTTTGGAGTCGCGACCGCAACACACGCCCTCTCGACGCAAGAAGATGGAATATATATATGGTCAGGGCGTGGACTCCGTTGTTCTACTGAACGTTGCACTCGATTCTGCAACAATGCCTACTGTGGCTCTTACAGATGCCCCGGGGGATTTTGTGTCACCGTCGAAAAATACGGGCCTGCGCCTCTTTGTTTGTGCACTCCCAGAAGTACCCATTCTCCAAATCTAGAAAACTGATATTAAGGTAATGTGTAATGTAATCTTTGAATGTTTTGAGAAGGTTTTGGGTTTATCTAAGAATGTAATATATACTACGAACGAAAAAGTACGTGCATGTGTTGCACATTGAAATATGTTGTTTATGTTCAACTAAATAAATTGAACGTCATGTTAATCCTTGCATTTTTGTATCAATGCGCTGAGAAAATGCAAAAATTGTTGAAAAATGAAAGAGATGGAGGTATATATAGTTTTTATCTTGCTAAATAAACGTAGCAAATTTGAATCtaaatttcaaaattcaaaatgaCGACGGAATTTATTCGACAATCGTCTATGCAATCAATGAGATGATTTATATATTATGTCGCTATTTTAGCGATAACATACTTAATATGTAACTATTTTTACCACAGTTTTAAAAATCGTGTTGATTTGTCCATGGTATTAGGAAAATCGTGGAGAAATTCAATTTAGGGAcggttttatttttataaaaccaGAGCTaaacaaacttttttttttagtgAACATTAATTTTTTCTATTATTATTCGTTTTGATTAGCTAATTATCGATCCATATCTTACATGTAAATAAACTCGCAATAAATTTCCATCCGACCGTTTTGTTTTTACCTCTACAccgtaaatatattttaatacaaattTATTCTTCAGACACATTAATCCTCCATAATAGTAACCGCAGACTagtaaacaaaattaaaatgctataatatttttaatacaaattaaattaaaatttgtccTATCCCAAATATGACAGTCCCACTATTTTTATGGTCACTCGTCTAACTAGTGGCACTCATGCAAAGAAATGAGAATTTTTTGCCTCACCGTTTATTGTCTTCTTTCTTCAATGGTCTCCAAGAACTCAACCAACAAAATATCCAATTAAAGAATCAACAGAAGTTTCCTGGCCAAAAGAAAAAAAGAcccaataaaaatcattaattcaCTCAGTGTGTGAAAGTTTCtataaaaagttaaaaaaaatatgtgtgagtgaaAATGTGGCTTCCAAGTGCAAAGGGAAGCACGATGGGGAAGAAGGGTGGCCGCAATGGCCTTGTTGCGGTAGCATTAGACAAAGATAAAGGCAGCCAATATGCACTCAAATGGGCTATAGAGAATCTCCTCACCAAAGGCCAAACTATCATACTCATTCATGTCGTCCAGCGGTCCTCGTCGGTTTCACGTATGTTAACTATGTTCATGCACCTACTCCGATCCTCGTACTTTTCCTCACTGATCCTATATATGTTTCGATGCGGTTTATATCAGATtctgttctttctttggattGCATGTAGCAATCTGCAACAGGCCCGGATCTAAAGCGAAATATATTACATTTTTAAGTTTCGCTCCTTTCCCTTCACCTGCCTCGCCCCCAAGTAGAATTTTCGAATTCTCTAGCGTGGTCGAGAAAATACTTTGATTTGACCGTAAATATTTGCTAGCAATTCTTCTAATTCAATATGAAGTGGACTTATCTTTAATTATGTTGAATGCAGTTGGGAACAATTATGCGATTCATGATCTTAACGGAGCCACAAATGCCTATAAGCAAGTTCTTGAAAAGCAAACCAAGGAGCTGTTCCTCACATTCCATTGCTTCTGCACAAGGAAAGATGTAAGCTGGAATCAATGCTGCTCTTGGTTTTCCACTAGTGATAAAGTTTTGGTATGCGGTAATCTAAATTGTTTCATGTTCTTTTCAACAGATACAATGCTTTGATGTGGTGCTGGAGGACACCGATGTAGCGAAAGCTATAACAGAATACGTTGCACATGGTGCAATCGAAAACTTAGTTCTTGGTGCTTCCCGACATGGCTTTATCAAGTAAGTTCCAGGTCTTGTGTCGATGTCTGTCATATACCGCAACCAATTTTAGGATTATACACGATGATCCCATTATCTAAAGAAAATGAATCATAAATCATCCAAAATATACTCTACAAATTATTGAACAGCAACACAACAAATATTTAATTCGTCTATGAGTTAAAGGAATGACCCTTACATAGCATTTCTCCTTGATTTCATCATCCCTGTATTAAATAGCGTTTAAAGGGCTTTTGATCCTTTGAACGCACCGCGACTCGTGCTCCACGATCAAGGCACGGCTTAATCATGGTAAGTGGAAAATGGTATTACTCGAAACAACTATTAGAAAGCACGCGTAAAGGTCTTCTTGATCCTTTAATTACACCAAGACTCATTCTTCAAAGCCGAGGGGCTTGCTTCATCGAAGGCTGTGCAATGATTCATTTAGGAACAAGGACTAAACGTTGCTGAGCTTTATGGGGTGGATTGTATGAACTATGGTAAGTGGTAATCACTcactaaaaacattttttttgttttcacaGACGATTGAAAACGGTAGACATCCCTACCAGTGTCTCAAAGAGAGCACCGGATTTTTGTACAGTTTACGTCATATCGAAATCGAAGATCTCCTCCGTGAGAAACGCTTCTCGTCTTGCGCCATTCACGTCCCCTCTTGCAACTCAAATACACCAAATGCAGGGGCAGGCTAATGGTAATAGTACCACTGCTGACGAACACCCTAAGCGTTTGCCTAGTACGAGAGGTTCGTCTTTGTTTGACTCATAGACAATGTTATGTCTTCTCGATTACTGGGTAGATAAAGCTCATAAAACGTTGAACAGGGGGAGAAAAGACACCGCGGAAGTCAGGAGTTGATGACACTGATATAGTCAAGTAATATTTTGTTCctcttttttaatatatataatattccaTACCATTCAAGTAACCTACAATATCTTAATGAACTAACtccttaatatatatatatatatacacacacatggtCATATGTTATTACAGGTCTCCATTTCTAAGGGGAAGAGGGTACACGGGAAAGTGGGTAGGGGATCTCTCAGAAGCTGATACTGATATATCATTCATAAGCTCTGAAAGGCCAAGCACAGATCGAGTTTCAGGTGTGCTTTTCGATAACTTTGACTCATGTCGGACCTCGAGAGTTTCAACCAGCTCTGATAGTAGCTTGGGATCAATCCGCTCAGGGGCTAAGGGGAGTGAATTAAACTCTTTCACTGATTTTTCATCATCATCGCTCGAAAATGTAAGTAATTTTGATTCTTGATCGTTGATGTTGGTAGATGTTCACAAATCAAAAACCATTGTTTGTATTGTTTCATCGTTGTTGTATAATAAACAACAGATATAGACAAATAGTATAAAATAGAATACAACACGCACAAACTAGATTTACAAGACTGAAAATATGCCCAAGACTGAAACTCTACATGCAGTTGATTTTAGGAAGTAGCTTCTATAACCATAAAGTAGTGTCATATATACTTCATAATCTCATTATTATTGATTCTGATGTTAAAATATATTCTTTAATTTCTAAAAATGTTCCAGGATGACGTCGAAGCCGAAATGAGGAGGCTAAAACTAGAGTTGCAGAAAACTATGGATATGTACAGCACTGCATGTAAGGAAGCTCTAACTGCTAAACAAAAGGTTGTATTATCAAGGGCATTTGATTTGATTATTTTACTTCAGTACGTATaggtttttaaaacttttttataTACAGGCAGTGGAGCTTCATCGGTGGAGATTAGAAGAAGAACGAAGACTAGAAGACGCTCGACTGGCAGAAGAAGCAGCACGAATTACCGCTGAACAAGAGAAAGCTAAGTATAAAGTAGCCATGGAGAATGCTCAAGCAGCTCAGAGAGTTGCAGAAATGGAGTCCCAAAAAAGAGTTGGCATAGAAATGAACGCAATTCAAGACTCAGATGAGGAGAGAGCAATAAGTATATCACCATTACGATACAGAAGATACACCATTGAAGAAATCGAAGAGTCTACTGAGTATTTTGCTAAATCTCGTAAAATTGGTGAAGGCGGCTATGGCCCGGTCTTTAAATGTCACCTTGATCATACTCCGGTGGCAATAAAGGTCTTGCGTCCCGATGCTGCTCAAGGAAGATCGCAGTTTCAACAAGAGGTAACGATTAAAAAAATACTATGGCAAATGAGCTTCATTTTCCAATAAACATATGAAAGTATCTATTATAATGTTAATGATATAGTGGTGATTCTAGAACAAGTTTTTTCATTTCTAACAAAAGAATATTTTTATAATGCAGGTTGAAGTGCTAAGTTGCATGAGACATCCACATATGGTCCTGCTTCTTGGAGCCTGTCCCGAATACGGCTGTTTAGTATATGAGTATATGGCCAACGGTAGCTTGGATGATCGTCTTTTCAGGAGAGAGAACACTCGCCCCCTCACATGGCAACTTCGGTTTAGAATTGCTGCAGAGATAGCCACAGGCCTTCACTTTCTCCACCAGACAAAGCCAGAGCCTTTGGTCCATCGAGACCTAAAACCGGGAAACATTCTTCTAGACCAGAACTATGTGAGCAAAATTGGTGATGTTGGATTGGCAAGACTCGTTCCTCCTAATGTAGCAGATGATGTAACACAATACCGAATGACATCAACAGCCTGGAACTTTCTGCTATATAGATCCTGAATATCAGCAAACCGGCATGCTTGGAGTGAAATCTGACATATATTCGTTAGGGGTCGTGCTTCTACAAATACTAACTGCAAAACCAGCAATGGGCTTAACTCACCACATTGGACGTGCGATTGAGAAAGGAACATTGGCGGAGATGTTGGATTCTTCGGTTCCAGATTGGCCTGTGGAAGAGGCCTTAACAATGGCAAAACTTGCAATCCAATGCGCAGAACTAAGGCGGAAAGATAGACCGGACCTTGGCAAGATTGTTTTACCAGAGCTTAATAGATTGAGAGAATTTGCTGAAGAAAACATGACTCAGTTTCTGGTAGCTACAAGTGCAGCTCCACCGAGTCACGACCTTGCTGCTGCTAATAAGGTCAGTTACTTGGACCACTCACGACTTTTAATTATTCACAACTGACTATACTTGGAAATAAACATCATTTTGAATCATTTCATAGGGGatactattcagtattcagTATCTGCCAGAAACTGTTCTTGGGTGTATGGTTTTAATGGCCAATTCATAGAGTTCCAAGAATATGTAAAATAGAAGGAAAAAAACACTTCATACTCaattctacaaaaaaaaaatgattcttCTCGATCAAATTAGGGGACATCTAAAAATTTAGCGAACTTAGTTTGTTTTCTAACTTACAATTTAAAATGTAAAAAATTTATGCAGCCAATCAAGAGTGACCCTCAACCACACTTTGAAGGTAGCAATCCAAAAGACTGTTCAAGTTATGCATCTCTACCAGAAAAGCTATGATCTGAAGGTATATGTTCATATGATATAAAACTAATCTTCAAAACCAGCAAGTGTCTGCAAAGATAAAGGACGTCTAACTTGCTTTCCATTTTTTCACGATTCTCCACAGAGATTACTGGTTGAAGTTCGCAAGGAAAGTAGACAAAATATTGGAAAACAATCGACAAAGAACCAATAGTCAAATCGCCTTGTTATTTTTTACTTTCGTATTATTTATGACACAACTATATTAGAtaaaataaagctcgagctcaaGGCTATGAAGCTTATTTTATGCAATAGAGGTCTAGCTAGAGATGTTGATGTTTGTTCCTGGACAAGCAGAAGCCCTTTGTATAATTGCCTTTGTTTATAGTTGGAATAAAATTAAGTCTGTTGATTTATGCTTGTGCAGTCACACTCTGATTGTAAATAGTTACTATGGGGCTTTCATGATGGTATGCATTTTAACTTCATGCACATACACAACATAAAAAGAGAgcatattcaaaatcaagaaaatgaTTTCAGTCCGTTTGTGACCCCAAGTGAAGTTTTTAAGTGTCGCTTGGTGTGACAACTGACAAGTGagttaatttttctttttaggCCACATTTATCTGGCCCTTTGAGTAGCACAAGGTAGAGAGGGTTGAAATTGTTGCTAACACTGTATCATTTTACGCGACGTCTTTTTTGCGCCGGATGTGATATACCTTGCAAAACATAATTAATAGGTCATATGGATCACGCATTAAATGCATATGGATCACCGTATATTGATAAATAGAACGATTCTCTCGACTTCATTTTAAACACTTGGATTCGAGGAAGTAAAGTTGCTATAATAACACAATGAAATTTGAGAACTGCTCAAAAAATATTTCCCACATGCTGGTGAATTCATAATAATAGAGATATGAAGTATCTTGCCCCTAAAGCAACTAATCCGTCCTCTTTGGCCCTTATGTTTGTTATATTGACATACAACACACGGTGACATGCACTGCATTGGCTAGTTGCACTATGTCGTCTGTAACTTAAACTGAGACCCATGGAAGTGTACCCATTGGATCATGCCAAATTTATATAATTCAGTGTTAATGAACTTGGACAGAAAATTT is part of the Primulina eburnea isolate SZY01 chromosome 1, ASM2296580v1, whole genome shotgun sequence genome and encodes:
- the LOC140823405 gene encoding LOW QUALITY PROTEIN: U-box domain-containing protein 35-like (The sequence of the model RefSeq protein was modified relative to this genomic sequence to represent the inferred CDS: deleted 1 base in 1 codon); translation: MWLPSAKGSTMGKKGGRNGLVAVALDKDKGSQYALKWAIENLLTKGQTIILIHVVQRSSSVSLGNNYAIHDLNGATNAYKQVLEKQTKELFLTFHCFCTRKDIQCFDVVLEDTDVAKAITEYVAHGAIENLVLGASRHGFIKRLKTVDIPTSVSKRAPDFCTVYVISKSKISSVRNASRLAPFTSPLATQIHQMQGQANGNSTTADEHPKRLPSTRGGEKTPRKSGVDDTDIVKSPFLRGRGYTGKWVGDLSEADTDISFISSERPSTDRVSGAKGSELNSFTDFSSSSLENDDVEAEMRRLKLELQKTMDMYSTACKEALTAKQKAVELHRWRLEEERRLEDARLAEEAARITAEQEKAKYKVAMENAQAAQRVAEMESQKRVGIEMNAIQDSDEERAISISPLRYRRYTIEEIEESTEYFAKSRKIGEGGYGPVFKCHLDHTPVAIKVLRPDAAQGRSQFQQEVEVLSCMRHPHMVLLLGACPEYGCLVYEYMANGSLDDRLFRRENTRPLTWQLRFRIAAEIATGLHFLHQTKPEPLVHRDLKPGNILLDQNYVSKIGDVGLARLVPPNVADDVTQYRMTSTAGTFCYIDPEYQQTGMLGVKSDIYSLGVVLLQILTAKPAMGLTHHIGRAIEKGTLAEMLDSSVPDWPVEEALTMAKLAIQCAELRRKDRPDLGKIVLPELNRLREFAEENMTQFLVATSAAPPSHDLAAANKPIKSDPQPHFEGSNPKDCSSYASLPEKL